One Sphingobacteriales bacterium DNA segment encodes these proteins:
- the rimO gene encoding 30S ribosomal protein S12 methylthiotransferase RimO translates to MKTKPQKQKSNKVNIVTLGCSKNLVDSEVLMNQLYASKIPVTHEQNKSDANIVIVNTCGFVDLAKQESIDTILAYADAKASKQIDKLYVTGCLSQRYKNELENEIPEVDGYFGTFDLPFLLQELNANYKHELIGERPLLTTPNHYAYLKVSEGCNRTCAFCAIPLMRGQHVSKTMDTIVAEAKNLAKQGVKEIMLIAQELTFYGIDISGKRQLPDLLRRLNNEVEGIEWIRLHYAYPHKFPLEIIEAMAQCEKVCNYLDIPLQHISDPVLKRMRRLITQQETEQLILKIRDILPNIALRTTMLVGFPGETQQDIDQLAEFIQKIRFERMGIFQYSHEEGTFAGQNYPDDVPQEEKAMRANQIMDIQAAISAELNQQKIDNTYRVLFDRKESDYFVGRTEFDSPEVDNEVLVDAKTQYARIGDFANVTIHEATDFDLFGSIGC, encoded by the coding sequence ATGAAAACCAAACCGCAAAAACAAAAATCAAACAAAGTAAATATTGTAACACTTGGCTGCTCAAAAAACTTGGTGGACAGCGAAGTATTAATGAACCAATTATATGCAAGCAAAATACCGGTAACCCACGAACAAAATAAAAGCGATGCAAATATTGTAATTGTAAATACCTGTGGTTTTGTAGATTTAGCCAAACAAGAATCAATAGATACTATTTTGGCTTATGCAGATGCAAAGGCAAGTAAACAAATAGATAAATTATATGTTACCGGATGTTTGTCGCAACGCTATAAAAATGAACTCGAAAACGAAATTCCCGAAGTAGATGGGTATTTTGGCACTTTCGATTTACCTTTTTTATTGCAAGAACTTAACGCCAACTATAAACACGAACTTATTGGCGAACGCCCCTTGCTTACAACACCTAACCATTACGCTTATCTTAAGGTTTCGGAGGGCTGTAACCGCACTTGTGCTTTTTGCGCCATACCCTTAATGCGCGGGCAGCATGTTTCTAAAACAATGGACACCATAGTTGCCGAAGCAAAAAACCTGGCCAAACAAGGGGTTAAAGAAATTATGCTAATAGCTCAGGAGCTAACTTTTTATGGCATTGATATTAGCGGAAAACGCCAACTCCCCGATTTGTTGCGCCGCCTAAATAACGAGGTCGAAGGTATTGAGTGGATACGTTTGCATTATGCTTATCCGCACAAGTTTCCACTCGAAATTATTGAGGCAATGGCTCAGTGCGAAAAAGTTTGTAATTATTTAGATATACCGCTGCAACACATAAGCGACCCTGTTTTAAAGCGTATGCGGCGTTTAATAACCCAACAAGAAACGGAACAGTTAATATTAAAAATTCGCGATATATTGCCCAATATTGCTTTGCGAACTACTATGCTTGTCGGTTTTCCGGGCGAAACCCAGCAAGATATTGACCAATTAGCTGAATTTATACAAAAAATACGTTTCGAGCGGATGGGTATTTTTCAATACTCGCACGAGGAGGGCACTTTTGCCGGTCAAAACTATCCGGATGATGTGCCACAAGAAGAGAAAGCTATGCGGGCTAATCAAATAATGGACATACAAGCAGCTATTTCGGCAGAACTTAACCAACAAAAAATTGACAACACCTATCGTGTGCTTTTTGACCGGAAGGAAAGTGATTATTTTGTTGGCCGTACCGAGTTTGACTCGCCCGAAGTGGATAACGAAGTGCTGGTTGATGCAAAAACCCAGTATGCACGTATTGGCGATTTTGCCAACGTAACCATACACGAGGCTACCGATTTTGATTTGTTTGGCTCTATTGGCTGTTAG